GATTTACACGTATTTTTTCCCGGAGGATTCGTCCCTGGCGCAAAAATACCTCAGCTTTTCGGCCCGGTACGTCAAGATGTACAGTCGGCTGCTCAGTCCGTATCCGTACAAAAAGTTCGCGGTCGTTGAAAACTTTTTTCCGACGGGCTACGGGATGCCTTCCTACACGGTACTGGGACAAACGGTTCTGCGGCTTCCGTTTATTGTGTACACCTCACTGGGACACGAAATCCTCCACAACTGGTGGGGCAATTCGGTTTTTGTCGATTACGATTCCGGAAACTGGTGCGAGGGATTGACCATGTACATGGCCGATTACTATTACAAGGAGCTGCAGGGACCGGCGCAGGCCCGTGCCTATCGTTACGGGATCGATCGTGACTACACCCTCTACGTGAATGACAAGAACGATTTTCCTCTGGACAAATTCCTGAATCGAACGGCCATGTACACCCGGATGATCGGCTATGGCAAGAGCGGAATGGTTTTTCACATGCTTCGCCGGTGGATGGGGGACGAAAAATTTTACCAGGCCCTGCGGAATTTTATTCGCGATAAACAGTTTCAGAAAGCCAGTTGGAGCGATCTCCAAAAGGAATTTGAAGCCGTTTCGGGACTTGACCTTTCCACCTACTTTGATCAATGGGTGCACCGGACCGGCGCTCCAAGGCTTGTTCTTGAGAAGGTTACCCGTCACAAATCCTGGCGACGGGGCTGGACAGTGACCGGGACTCTCTTCCAGAAAGAACGCGTGTTTGCGCTTCGAATCCCCGTGCAGGTCTATTTTAAATCGGATACCCTGGACACGGTTTTGGTTACTTCCCGGGCTGAAACGCCGATTGATTTTCAATTCAAGAAAAAACCCCTGAAACTTGCTGTGGATCCCGGTTACAATCTCATGCGGCGGCTCAATCACGGCGAGATGAGCCCTGTGCTCAGTTTGATTTTGGGGGATGAAAATGCCGTGATGGTCCTTCCGTCGCGGGCCGCTCCGGGCATGGCCAAAGCCTACCAGCTTCTGGCGCACCAGCTCACGGGGTCCGGGGATGGCATGATCAAGTGGGATACCGATGTGTCCAACGCCGATCTGGCGTCGGGGTCCGTTTTTCTGTTTGGGGGACCCGAAGAAAATGCCCTTTACGGAAAGGCGCTGGCGGCGTTGAAGGGGAAATTGGCCTTTTCAAAAAACGGTATTTCGCTGGCCGGGAAATCCTACGCCAATAAGAGTGTGGTGGCCGCATTCTGGAGTCCGTGGAATCCGGCAA
The sequence above is a segment of the Calditrichota bacterium genome. Coding sequences within it:
- a CDS encoding M1 family metallopeptidase; the encoded protein is MKKYISLVIVLCFWSAVSLAQKPIIPHIQHHKIEATFSIQKHTLEATDRILIQNTPGLSKVVLFLNRNLRVTAVQVEGQTALYRTIPEFSVESVLHKIRKDTRDFYSNAQLLEIPLPPHLLGVFRVKITYTGKIYDPPHVPAYSRDAAAVETRGVIGEKGVFLGPESHWFPEAESSLASHEVITHTPEGWETVTQGERLVHKTDGNMLTVHWKNEHPADGLYLIAGKYNVRELAAGPVTIYTYFFPEDSSLAQKYLSFSARYVKMYSRLLSPYPYKKFAVVENFFPTGYGMPSYTVLGQTVLRLPFIVYTSLGHEILHNWWGNSVFVDYDSGNWCEGLTMYMADYYYKELQGPAQARAYRYGIDRDYTLYVNDKNDFPLDKFLNRTAMYTRMIGYGKSGMVFHMLRRWMGDEKFYQALRNFIRDKQFQKASWSDLQKEFEAVSGLDLSTYFDQWVHRTGAPRLVLEKVTRHKSWRRGWTVTGTLFQKERVFALRIPVQVYFKSDTLDTVLVTSRAETPIDFQFKKKPLKLAVDPGYNLMRRLNHGEMSPVLSLILGDENAVMVLPSRAAPGMAKAYQLLAHQLTGSGDGMIKWDTDVSNADLASGSVFLFGGPEENALYGKALAALKGKLAFSKNGISLAGKSYANKSVVAAFWSPWNPAKGLCLFRAASPDVVRTLGMKIMHYGKYGYLVFDGTKAVAKGGWPVVNNPLVVNLK